The Poecilia reticulata strain Guanapo linkage group LG13, Guppy_female_1.0+MT, whole genome shotgun sequence genome has a segment encoding these proteins:
- the p2ry2.1 gene encoding P2Y purinoceptor 2 isoform X1, translating to MAYSHINVTNSSNSSSPFCRFNEDFKFILLPVSYALVFVIGLALNATALFVMVFRTKRWKPSTIYMFNLTMCDTLYIFTLPFLIFYYADENDWPFSEPVCKLIRFLFYANLYGSILFLCCISLHRFLGICHPVRSLSWVSARRARLVSVAVWACVLFCQAPILYFARTSFECILCMSSARDVKTERICYDTTSSELFNDFLVYSSVVSVLMFALPFMVVMVCYGLMVRKLLEPGWGSNKRGEGDGEGGGLKAQRSKQKSVKMIIIVLAAFMLCFLPFHLTRSLYYSFRYLRQVDPSQISCSLLEAASVAYKVTRPLASANSCVDPILYFLAGRDARSTLTKKSKSSSQNPTMRHCLTTKL from the exons ATGGCCTACTCTCACATCAACGTGACCAACAGCTCCAACTCCAGTAGCCCCTTCTGTCGATTTAACGAAGACTTTAAATTCATCCTCCTTCCCGTCAGCTACGCCCTGGTTTTCGTCATTGGTCTGGCGTTGAACGCCACAGCTCTGTTTGTGATGGTGTTCAGGACGAAGCGATGGAAGCCTTCCACCATTTACATGTTCAACCTGACGATGTGTGACACACTCTACATCTTCACTCTTCCCTTCCTCATCTTCTACTATGCCGACGAGAACGACTGGCCCTTCAGCGAGCCGGTCTGCAAGCTGATACGCTTCCTGTTTTATGCCAACTTGTATG GTTCTATTCTATTCCTCTGCTGCATCAGTCTCCACCGGTTTCTTGGTATCTGCCATCCCGTCCGCTCGCTCAGCTGGGTCAGCGCTCGTCGGGCCAGGCTGGTGTCTGTAGCAGTGTGGGCGTGTGTTTTATTCTGCCAGGCTCCGATTCTCTACTTTGCAAGAACAAG ctttgaatgtattttatgtatgtCCTCTGCCAGGGATGTAAAGACAGAGCGAATCTGCTATGACACCACCAGCTCAGAGCTTTTCAATGACTTCCTGGTGTACAGCTCAGTCGTGTCGGTGCTCATGTTTGCCTTGCCCTTCATGGTGGTGATGGTTTGCTACGGCCTCATGGTTCGGAAGCTACTGGAGCCCGGCTGGGGGTCTAACAAGAGAGGCGAAGGTGACGGCGAAGGAGGCGGTCTGAAGGCCCAACGGTCAAAGCAGAAGTCTGTGAAGATGATCATCATTGTGCTGGCAGCGTTCATGCTGTGCTTCCTCCCTTTTCACCTGACCAGAAGTCTTTACTATTCATTTAGATACCTGAGACAGGTGGATCCATCACAG ATCAGCTGCAGTTTGCTGGAGGCTGCCAGTGTGGCCTACAAGGTGACGCGACCTTTAGCCAGTGCCAACAGCTGCGTGGACCCGATCCTTTACTTCCTGGCAGGACGGGACGCTCGCAGCACTCTGACCAAGAAGAGCAAATCATCCTCACAAAATCCCACCATGAGACATTGTTTGACGACAAAACTCTGA
- the p2ry2.1 gene encoding P2Y purinoceptor 2 isoform X2, which produces MAYSHINVTNSSNSSSPFCRFNEDFKFILLPVSYALVFVIGLALNATALFVMVFRTKRWKPSTIYMFNLTMCDTLYIFTLPFLIFYYADENDWPFSEPVCKLIRFLFYANLYGSILFLCCISLHRFLGICHPVRSLSWVSARRARLVSVAVWACVLFCQAPILYFARTRDVKTERICYDTTSSELFNDFLVYSSVVSVLMFALPFMVVMVCYGLMVRKLLEPGWGSNKRGEGDGEGGGLKAQRSKQKSVKMIIIVLAAFMLCFLPFHLTRSLYYSFRYLRQVDPSQISCSLLEAASVAYKVTRPLASANSCVDPILYFLAGRDARSTLTKKSKSSSQNPTMRHCLTTKL; this is translated from the exons ATGGCCTACTCTCACATCAACGTGACCAACAGCTCCAACTCCAGTAGCCCCTTCTGTCGATTTAACGAAGACTTTAAATTCATCCTCCTTCCCGTCAGCTACGCCCTGGTTTTCGTCATTGGTCTGGCGTTGAACGCCACAGCTCTGTTTGTGATGGTGTTCAGGACGAAGCGATGGAAGCCTTCCACCATTTACATGTTCAACCTGACGATGTGTGACACACTCTACATCTTCACTCTTCCCTTCCTCATCTTCTACTATGCCGACGAGAACGACTGGCCCTTCAGCGAGCCGGTCTGCAAGCTGATACGCTTCCTGTTTTATGCCAACTTGTATG GTTCTATTCTATTCCTCTGCTGCATCAGTCTCCACCGGTTTCTTGGTATCTGCCATCCCGTCCGCTCGCTCAGCTGGGTCAGCGCTCGTCGGGCCAGGCTGGTGTCTGTAGCAGTGTGGGCGTGTGTTTTATTCTGCCAGGCTCCGATTCTCTACTTTGCAAGAACAAG GGATGTAAAGACAGAGCGAATCTGCTATGACACCACCAGCTCAGAGCTTTTCAATGACTTCCTGGTGTACAGCTCAGTCGTGTCGGTGCTCATGTTTGCCTTGCCCTTCATGGTGGTGATGGTTTGCTACGGCCTCATGGTTCGGAAGCTACTGGAGCCCGGCTGGGGGTCTAACAAGAGAGGCGAAGGTGACGGCGAAGGAGGCGGTCTGAAGGCCCAACGGTCAAAGCAGAAGTCTGTGAAGATGATCATCATTGTGCTGGCAGCGTTCATGCTGTGCTTCCTCCCTTTTCACCTGACCAGAAGTCTTTACTATTCATTTAGATACCTGAGACAGGTGGATCCATCACAG ATCAGCTGCAGTTTGCTGGAGGCTGCCAGTGTGGCCTACAAGGTGACGCGACCTTTAGCCAGTGCCAACAGCTGCGTGGACCCGATCCTTTACTTCCTGGCAGGACGGGACGCTCGCAGCACTCTGACCAAGAAGAGCAAATCATCCTCACAAAATCCCACCATGAGACATTGTTTGACGACAAAACTCTGA
- the relt gene encoding tumor necrosis factor receptor superfamily member 19L isoform X2, with product MRNHHCCSTLVLLAVLGCGGTAAVQRRWGEGCVCLQCPAGQEPSKPCRQIQSSAEDVKCQFCPPGSFSETVDSELCRPHTSCEILGRNVSVSGTLTSDAVCGDCLPGFLSPDGGQVSTQSGCIKKMRVRKVRTVGKGSSSGAGGPANSTVVRSAEEKTAEYAVFALVPVFCIMGLLGILICNILKKKGYNCTAEKEGRDEETATPQKEGHNCAISDDLNEDTISVLVRLITEKKENAAALEELLLEYESKQMSKGSSIKFPMLSPLSTFCSIPKSCPHQSHLHTISGLSGLAPKHGYRCSRCAQRKWPPILIPPLDSLKDPLKPPQGLILPSLDTPVNQQKNPLLGAGRVDTHHPQPPVVPKPVQNKVDSSEGREKKEGEVLSVGRFQVAHIPEYKPVTTETKTSSQEQRNSLFGGKHFSSCSSSGFRR from the exons ATGAGGAACCACCATTGCTGCTCAACTCTCGTCCTTCTCGCG GTGTTAGGCTGTGGTGGGACTGCAGCGGTGCAGCGTCGGTGGGGagaagggtgtgtgtgtttgcaatgCCCTGCAGGCCAGGAGCCATCCAAG cCTTGCAGGCAGATCCAGAGTTCAGCTGAAGACGTGAAATGTCAGTTTTGCCCACCTGGGAGCTTTTCAGAGACGGTCGACTCTGAGCTCTGCCGTCCACACACATCCTGCGAGATCCTGGGCAGAAACGTTTCAGTGTCTGGCACTCTGACCTCAGACGCTGTCTGTGGCGACTGTCTGCCTGG ATTTCTCTCGCCTGACGGAGGACAAGTTTCCACTCAAAGCGGTTGCATAAAAA AAATGCGTGTCAGAAAGGTTCGCACTGTGGGAAAAGGTTCCTCCAGCGGGGCAGGAGGACCAGCCAACAGCACGGTGGTTCGAAGCGCCGAGGAAAAGACGGCAGAGTACGCTGTGTTTGCATTGGTGCCTGTCTTCTGCATAATGGGCCTGTTGGGCATCCTGATCTGCAACATCCTGAAGAAGAAGGGATACAACTGCACTGCTGAGAAGGAGGGGAGAGACGAAGAGACTGCCACACCTCAGAAAGAAG GTCACAACTGCGCCATATCTGATGACCTAAATGAAGACACAATCAGTGTTCTGGTTCGCCTCATAACAGAGAAGAAAG AAAATGCTGCTGCGCTGGAGGAACTGCTGCTGGAGTATGAGAGCAAACAGATGAGTAAAGGCTCATCAATTAA GTTCCCAATGCTGTCTCCCTTGTCCACCTTCTGCTCCATCCCCAAGTCTTGCCCCCATCAGTCCCACCTCCACACCATCTCGGGTCTCTCCGGTCTCGCTCCCAAACACGGCTACCGTTGCTCCCGCTGCGCTCAGAGAAAGTGGCCTCCTATTCTCATTCCTCCCCTGGATTCTCTCAAAGACCCTCTGAAGCCCCCACAGGGCCTCATTCTGCCCTCCTTGGACACACCTGTTAACCAGCAGAAGAACCCTCTGCTGGGGGCGGGTCGCGTAGACACTCATCACCCCCAACCCCCTGTTGTGCCAAAGCCTGTTCAGAACAAAGTGGACAGCAGTGAAgggagggaaaagaaagaaggagaggTGTTGTCTGTTGGGAG attTCAAGTGGCTCACATACCTGAGTACAAGCCTGTCACCacggaaacaaaaacatcatccCAGGAACAAAGAAACTCCCTGTTTGGTGGGAAACATTTTTCCTCCTGTTCGTCATCTGGCTTCAGGAG ATAA
- the relt gene encoding tumor necrosis factor receptor superfamily member 19L isoform X1 produces MRNHHCCSTLVLLAVLGCGGTAAVQRRWGEGCVCLQCPAGQEPSKPCRQIQSSAEDVKCQFCPPGSFSETVDSELCRPHTSCEILGRNVSVSGTLTSDAVCGDCLPGFLSPDGGQVSTQSGCIKTEMRVRKVRTVGKGSSSGAGGPANSTVVRSAEEKTAEYAVFALVPVFCIMGLLGILICNILKKKGYNCTAEKEGRDEETATPQKEGHNCAISDDLNEDTISVLVRLITEKKENAAALEELLLEYESKQMSKGSSIKFPMLSPLSTFCSIPKSCPHQSHLHTISGLSGLAPKHGYRCSRCAQRKWPPILIPPLDSLKDPLKPPQGLILPSLDTPVNQQKNPLLGAGRVDTHHPQPPVVPKPVQNKVDSSEGREKKEGEVLSVGRFQVAHIPEYKPVTTETKTSSQEQRNSLFGGKHFSSCSSSGFRR; encoded by the exons ATGAGGAACCACCATTGCTGCTCAACTCTCGTCCTTCTCGCG GTGTTAGGCTGTGGTGGGACTGCAGCGGTGCAGCGTCGGTGGGGagaagggtgtgtgtgtttgcaatgCCCTGCAGGCCAGGAGCCATCCAAG cCTTGCAGGCAGATCCAGAGTTCAGCTGAAGACGTGAAATGTCAGTTTTGCCCACCTGGGAGCTTTTCAGAGACGGTCGACTCTGAGCTCTGCCGTCCACACACATCCTGCGAGATCCTGGGCAGAAACGTTTCAGTGTCTGGCACTCTGACCTCAGACGCTGTCTGTGGCGACTGTCTGCCTGG ATTTCTCTCGCCTGACGGAGGACAAGTTTCCACTCAAAGCGGTTGCATAAAAA CAGAAATGCGTGTCAGAAAGGTTCGCACTGTGGGAAAAGGTTCCTCCAGCGGGGCAGGAGGACCAGCCAACAGCACGGTGGTTCGAAGCGCCGAGGAAAAGACGGCAGAGTACGCTGTGTTTGCATTGGTGCCTGTCTTCTGCATAATGGGCCTGTTGGGCATCCTGATCTGCAACATCCTGAAGAAGAAGGGATACAACTGCACTGCTGAGAAGGAGGGGAGAGACGAAGAGACTGCCACACCTCAGAAAGAAG GTCACAACTGCGCCATATCTGATGACCTAAATGAAGACACAATCAGTGTTCTGGTTCGCCTCATAACAGAGAAGAAAG AAAATGCTGCTGCGCTGGAGGAACTGCTGCTGGAGTATGAGAGCAAACAGATGAGTAAAGGCTCATCAATTAA GTTCCCAATGCTGTCTCCCTTGTCCACCTTCTGCTCCATCCCCAAGTCTTGCCCCCATCAGTCCCACCTCCACACCATCTCGGGTCTCTCCGGTCTCGCTCCCAAACACGGCTACCGTTGCTCCCGCTGCGCTCAGAGAAAGTGGCCTCCTATTCTCATTCCTCCCCTGGATTCTCTCAAAGACCCTCTGAAGCCCCCACAGGGCCTCATTCTGCCCTCCTTGGACACACCTGTTAACCAGCAGAAGAACCCTCTGCTGGGGGCGGGTCGCGTAGACACTCATCACCCCCAACCCCCTGTTGTGCCAAAGCCTGTTCAGAACAAAGTGGACAGCAGTGAAgggagggaaaagaaagaaggagaggTGTTGTCTGTTGGGAG attTCAAGTGGCTCACATACCTGAGTACAAGCCTGTCACCacggaaacaaaaacatcatccCAGGAACAAAGAAACTCCCTGTTTGGTGGGAAACATTTTTCCTCCTGTTCGTCATCTGGCTTCAGGAG ATAA